The genomic window AGGGCCCGCAGCGGACCACCCCCTTCTACCGCGCCCTGATCGGCGGCTTCATGCTGCTGTTCCTGGCCTGCGGTTGGGCCTATGGCCGGGCGGTGGGGACCGTGAAATCACATCGCGATATCGTTTCTATGATGGGCCACGGCATGAAGACCATGGCCCCCTATCTGGTGATCGTGTTCTTTGCGGCCCATTTCGTGGCCCTGTTCAACTGGTCGAACCTGGGTCCCGTCATCGCTATCAAGGGGGCGGAGGCGCTGCGGACGCTGGACATTCCCCGGCCCCTGCTGCTGGTCAGCCTGCTGCTGATGTCCTCGGGCTTCGACCTGTTCATCGGGTCTGCGTCTGCGAAATGGAGTGCAATGGCCCCCGTCGTCGTGCCCATGCTGATGCTGCTGGGCATTTCGCCGGAAATGACCACCGCCGCCTATCGCATGGGGGACAGCGTTACCAACATCCTGACCCCGTTGATGTCCAACTTCCCCCTGGTGCTAGTCATCTGCCAGCGGTGGAACAAGGGGGCGGGTGTCGGCTCCGTCCTGGCCCTGATGCTGCCCTATGGTCTGGCCTTCCTGGGGGCGGGGTGTCTGTTGGTGATGGGCTGGGTTGCCCTTGAACTGCCGGTCGGGCCGGGTGCAGCCGTGGCCTACCATCTGCCCGTGGTGTCGCCATGACCATGATCATTCTGCGCGATGTGATGGTGGCGATGCGGGATGGTGTCCGGCTGGCGACCGACATCTACCTGCCGGGACCCGGTGCCTGGCCCGTCATCCTGGAACGCACCCCCTATAACAAGCACGGCACCAACCATGCCGACCGCAGTCTGGTAGAGCCGGTCCCCCGTTCCAAACCCGATATCGCGGCTGACTTCGTCGCTGCCGGCTATGCCTTTATCCTGCAGGATTGTCGGGGACGGTTCGGGTCAGAGGGGGAGTTCACGAAATATGTGAACGAGGCTGAAGACGGCATCGACATGCTGCACTGGCTGCGGTGTCAGTCCTGGTGCGATGGCCGCATCGGTACGCTGGGCCTGTCCTACAGCGCCCATACCCAGGCGGCGATGGCCAGCCTGGGCGCGCCGGGCGTTGGCGCCATGATCATGGATAGCGGTGGTTTCGCCAGTGCCTATCACAGCGGCATCCGCCAGGGCGGCGCCTATGAACTGAAACAACTGACCTGGGCCGTCAAGCATGCGGCCCTTTCCCCACGCACGGCGGCGGACCCGGAACGGAAGGCGGCGCTGGCGTCACAGGACATCCGGCATTGGATGGCGGTCAATCCCTGGCGCACCGGCTATTCCCCGGTCAGTGCCGCCCCTGAATATGAGGATTATATCGTCCGGCAATGGGCAGATGAATGTTTCAACAGCGGCTGGCAGCGACCGGGCCTCTATGCTTGTGGCTATTATGATGTGTTTCCCGACGTCCCGATTCTGCATGTCTGTTCCTGGTACGACCCCTATGCCCTGTCCACGCCGCAGAATTTCCAGGGGTTGACGGTCGGGGGACGGCAGGCGCTGGGTCGGCTGATCATGGGTCCCTGGACGCATGGACAGCGGTCCGTCGCCCATGCGGGGGAGGTGGATTTCGGCCCAGCGGCGACCCTGGACGGCAATCTGGCCCCCGATTACACGGCCCTGCGCCGGGCATTCCTGGATCACCATCTGCTGCGCCGCGCCGATGTGCCCGACCCGCTGCCCCAACCGGTCAGCCTGTTTATAATGGGCGGTGGCCCCGGCGGGCGGAATGGAGAGGGCCGGTGGCGCCATGGTGGGCACTGGCGGTCCTTTGCCGCCTGGCCGCCGGCGCAGGTGCGCTCAACTGCCTTCAACCTGTTACCCGACGGCACCTTGTCGGAAAGGCCCGGTACACCGGGCACCCGCTCCTGGGACCATGACCCGCACAATCCGGTCCCCAGCATCGGTGGGGCGGTGGCCAGCGGTGGTGCCATCATCCCGGCAGGTGCCTATGATCAGCGGGAGCGTGAGGGCTGGATGGCCTGTCCACAGCCGGGACGTGCGCTGGCGGACCGGCCCGATGTCGTGGTTTTCCGCACTCCGGCCCTGGAGAGGGACGTGACGGTCGCCGGCCCGATCAGGGCGCGGCTGTACTTGTCATCCAGCGCGGTTGATACCGACATCGTGGTCAAGCTCGTCGATGAATATCCGGCTGGCGCGGACGGCACGCCCGGCTTTGCCATGAACCTGTGCCATGGCATCATCCGGGCGCGGTTTCGTGACGGGTTTGAACAGCCGCGCCTGATGCTGCCGGGACAGGTCTATGCGTTCGAGATTGAGATGTTTCCCACCGCCAACCGGTTCCAGGCCGGACATCATATCCGGCTGGATGTGGCCAGCAGCCATTTCCCGCATTTCGATGTCAATCCCGGCACCGGTGCGCCGGCGGGTCAGGATCCCGGCATTCCCGTCATCGCCCGCAACAGCCTGCATATGGGGCCGCTGCACCCGTCCCATATCGTCCTTCCCATCCTGCCGGACGATGCCTGATACGGGGGTGTGGGCATGAGTGCGGATGGACCCGATTTCGGCCTGCGGGCCCTGCGCGCCTTTCACGCCATTGTGAAGACGGGATCGGTGACGGCGGCGGCCACCGATATGGGCCTGACCCAGCCCGCCGTCAGCCGCCTGCTGGCGCAGTTCGAACAGACAATCGGCTTCGACCTGTTCTACCGTGACAAGGGGCGGCTGGTGCCGACGCCGGACGGGCTTTTGCTGTTTGATGAGGTGGATCTGGCGCTGGGCAATGTGGAACGGGTACGCGCCCTGGTGCGCGACATTGCGGATTTCCGGGTGGGCCAGCTGCGGCTGGTCGCCCCGCCCAGCTTTGCCGAAGGCGTGCTGCCGGACATTATCGACCGGTTCCTGACTCGCTTTCCCAAGGTCCACCTGACCATTGACAGCCGTACTGTGGAAACGGCCAAAACCCTGATCGCCACCCGCGCCGTTGATGGCGGCTTCCTGAAACTGCCCCTGGACCGGCCCGACCTGACCTCAGTCCCGGTGATCAGTAGCGGTACCGTCTGTGTGCTGCCCGCCGATCATCCGCTGGCGGCCCGCGCCTGGCTGGACCCCAAAACCCTGAAAGGTGTGCCGCTCGTCTTGCTGGGTCTGGGCCGCCTGTCACGCGCCCACATTGATGCAGCCTTTGCGCGAGCAGGTGTGCGGCCGGAGGTGCGGGTGGAAACACACACCATCGGTTCCGCCTGCGCCCTGGCCGCGCGCGGTATCGGCATTTCCATCGTGAATGAGATGCTGGCCCGATCCTATCTGGGCGACCGGCTGGTGGTGCGGCCCTTTCGCCCCGACCTGCGCCACGACTATGCCTTTGTGACCTCATCCCTGGTGACGCCATCCCGTCTGGCGCAGGAATTTCTGCTGGAGGTGCAGCGATCCCTGGCCTGATAAAGATCGCCTCATGAAAAAACCCGCTCCGATCCGGAGCGGGTTTGTCTTTACCTGCGAATTTAACCGCTGACCGGGCTCAGAACTTGTACCCCGCCGTCAGCGTCCAGGTGCGCGGCTCCGCCACCGCGATGGCGGCATTGCTGGGCGCGGTGGTGAAGTAGCTTTCGTTGGTCAGGTTCTTGCCGGCCAGGGTCAGGCTCCAGCTGTCATTCTCCGACACCAGGGCGACGGCGCCATTGACCAGCCCCACCGTCTCCGTCCGGATCAGGTTGGCGACGGTGGAGTAATAATCATCCTGATACTGGTAATTGGCCGACAGCCGCACCCGCGCCTGATCCTGCCAGAAGGCCGGAGTTTCATAGGTGAAGCCCGTCTGGATGCTCCAGGGCGACACCAGTGGCAGGTGCTTGGCACCCGA from Niveispirillum cyanobacteriorum includes these protein-coding regions:
- a CDS encoding CocE/NonD family hydrolase, producing the protein MTMIILRDVMVAMRDGVRLATDIYLPGPGAWPVILERTPYNKHGTNHADRSLVEPVPRSKPDIAADFVAAGYAFILQDCRGRFGSEGEFTKYVNEAEDGIDMLHWLRCQSWCDGRIGTLGLSYSAHTQAAMASLGAPGVGAMIMDSGGFASAYHSGIRQGGAYELKQLTWAVKHAALSPRTAADPERKAALASQDIRHWMAVNPWRTGYSPVSAAPEYEDYIVRQWADECFNSGWQRPGLYACGYYDVFPDVPILHVCSWYDPYALSTPQNFQGLTVGGRQALGRLIMGPWTHGQRSVAHAGEVDFGPAATLDGNLAPDYTALRRAFLDHHLLRRADVPDPLPQPVSLFIMGGGPGGRNGEGRWRHGGHWRSFAAWPPAQVRSTAFNLLPDGTLSERPGTPGTRSWDHDPHNPVPSIGGAVASGGAIIPAGAYDQREREGWMACPQPGRALADRPDVVVFRTPALERDVTVAGPIRARLYLSSSAVDTDIVVKLVDEYPAGADGTPGFAMNLCHGIIRARFRDGFEQPRLMLPGQVYAFEIEMFPTANRFQAGHHIRLDVASSHFPHFDVNPGTGAPAGQDPGIPVIARNSLHMGPLHPSHIVLPILPDDA
- a CDS encoding LysR family transcriptional regulator; amino-acid sequence: MSADGPDFGLRALRAFHAIVKTGSVTAAATDMGLTQPAVSRLLAQFEQTIGFDLFYRDKGRLVPTPDGLLLFDEVDLALGNVERVRALVRDIADFRVGQLRLVAPPSFAEGVLPDIIDRFLTRFPKVHLTIDSRTVETAKTLIATRAVDGGFLKLPLDRPDLTSVPVISSGTVCVLPADHPLAARAWLDPKTLKGVPLVLLGLGRLSRAHIDAAFARAGVRPEVRVETHTIGSACALAARGIGISIVNEMLARSYLGDRLVVRPFRPDLRHDYAFVTSSLVTPSRLAQEFLLEVQRSLA